A window of the Hevea brasiliensis isolate MT/VB/25A 57/8 chromosome 6, ASM3005281v1, whole genome shotgun sequence genome harbors these coding sequences:
- the LOC110664542 gene encoding prolyl 4-hydroxylase 1 isoform X2 — translation MAPAMKIVFGLLTFVTVGMIIGALFQLAFIHKLEDSYGIPHWDNDKEAEILRLGYVKPEIISWSPRIIVLHNFLSMEECDYLRAIALPRLEISTVVDTKTGKGIKSNVRTSSGMFLSSEERKYPMVQAIEKRISVYSQVPVENGELLQVLRYEKNQFYKPHHDYFSDTFNLKRGGQRVATMLMYLSDNVEGGETYFPMAGSGECNCGGKVAKGLSVKPIKGDAVLFWSMGLDGQSDPNSLHGGCEVLSGEKWSATKWMRQRTTS, via the exons ATGGCTCCTGCCATGAAAATCGTTTTCGGTCTCTTAACCTTTGTCACCGTTGGAATGATCATAG GTGCTTTGTTTCAGTTAGCTTTTATACATAAATTGGAAGATTCATATG GTATTCCTCATTGGGATAATGACAAAGAAGCGGAAATTTTACGTCTTGGATAT GTCAAACCTGAAATAATTAGCTGGTCGCCACGAATCATTGTACTGCATAACTTTTTGAGCATGGAG GAATGTGACTATCTTAGAGCCATTGCCCTCCCTCGCCTTGAAATTTCTACTGTGGTGGATACAAAAACAGGGAAG GGAATCAAGAGTAATGTAAGGACAAGCTCTGGCATGTTTCTGAGTTCTGAAGAGAGAAAGTATCCAATGGTACAG GCAATTGAAAAAAGGATATCAGTCTATTCTCAAGTGCCAGTAGAAAATGGGGAGCTTCTCCAAGTTTTAAG GTATGAAAAGAATCAGTTTTACAAGCCCCATCATGACTACTTTTCGGACACT ttcaaCTTGAAGCGTGGTGGTCAGCGTGTGGCAACAATGCTGATGTACTTAAGTGACAATGTTGAGGGAGGAGAAACATATTTTCCTATG GCTGGTTCAGGCGAATGCAATTGTGGTGGGAAGGTTGCGAAAGGGTTGTCTGTAAAGCCAATTAAAGGAGATGCAGTGCTTTTCTGGAGCATG GGACTCGATGGGCAGTCAGATCCTAACAGCTTACATGGAGGATGTGAAGTTCTGTCAGGAGAAAAATGGTCTGCTACAAAGTGGATGAGGCAAAGAACTACCTCTTGA
- the LOC110664542 gene encoding prolyl 4-hydroxylase 1 isoform X1: MAPAMKIVFGLLTFVTVGMIIGALFQLAFIHKLEDSYGTEFPSLRKIQNDGYLLLPKGIPHWDNDKEAEILRLGYVKPEIISWSPRIIVLHNFLSMEECDYLRAIALPRLEISTVVDTKTGKGIKSNVRTSSGMFLSSEERKYPMVQAIEKRISVYSQVPVENGELLQVLRYEKNQFYKPHHDYFSDTFNLKRGGQRVATMLMYLSDNVEGGETYFPMAGSGECNCGGKVAKGLSVKPIKGDAVLFWSMGLDGQSDPNSLHGGCEVLSGEKWSATKWMRQRTTS, translated from the exons ATGGCTCCTGCCATGAAAATCGTTTTCGGTCTCTTAACCTTTGTCACCGTTGGAATGATCATAG GTGCTTTGTTTCAGTTAGCTTTTATACATAAATTGGAAGATTCATATG GCACCGAGTTTCCATCATTGCGGAAAATTCAAAATGATGGCTATCTTCTGTTGCCCAAAG GTATTCCTCATTGGGATAATGACAAAGAAGCGGAAATTTTACGTCTTGGATAT GTCAAACCTGAAATAATTAGCTGGTCGCCACGAATCATTGTACTGCATAACTTTTTGAGCATGGAG GAATGTGACTATCTTAGAGCCATTGCCCTCCCTCGCCTTGAAATTTCTACTGTGGTGGATACAAAAACAGGGAAG GGAATCAAGAGTAATGTAAGGACAAGCTCTGGCATGTTTCTGAGTTCTGAAGAGAGAAAGTATCCAATGGTACAG GCAATTGAAAAAAGGATATCAGTCTATTCTCAAGTGCCAGTAGAAAATGGGGAGCTTCTCCAAGTTTTAAG GTATGAAAAGAATCAGTTTTACAAGCCCCATCATGACTACTTTTCGGACACT ttcaaCTTGAAGCGTGGTGGTCAGCGTGTGGCAACAATGCTGATGTACTTAAGTGACAATGTTGAGGGAGGAGAAACATATTTTCCTATG GCTGGTTCAGGCGAATGCAATTGTGGTGGGAAGGTTGCGAAAGGGTTGTCTGTAAAGCCAATTAAAGGAGATGCAGTGCTTTTCTGGAGCATG GGACTCGATGGGCAGTCAGATCCTAACAGCTTACATGGAGGATGTGAAGTTCTGTCAGGAGAAAAATGGTCTGCTACAAAGTGGATGAGGCAAAGAACTACCTCTTGA